A genomic window from Gossypium hirsutum isolate 1008001.06 chromosome D10, Gossypium_hirsutum_v2.1, whole genome shotgun sequence includes:
- the LOC107914651 gene encoding protein TRIGALACTOSYLDIACYLGLYCEROL 2, chloroplastic isoform X2 yields MVGNTLVQIPACPSLSSSTLTTLPHSSPKILPCLPPKLRMRLAKVRAMSASTEHNPQPGSSDQKNPLAVVLDIPRNIWRQTLRPLSDFGFGRRSIWEGGVGLFLVSGTVLLALSLAWLRGFQIRSKFRKYLAVFEFAQASGICTGTPVRIRGVTVGNVVRVNPSLKSIEAVVEVEDDKFIIPRNSLIEVNQSGLLMETLIDITPRDPIPSPSVGPLDAECVKEGLIVCDRQKIKGEQGVSLDALVGIVTRLARQMEEIGIANTYSLAERVAAVIQDAKPLLTK; encoded by the exons ATGGTTGGAAATACATTAGTCCAGATTCCAGCATGCCCGTCTTTGTCATCTTCAACTTTGACCACCCTCCCGCATTCTTCTCCAAAAATTTTGCCATGTCTTCCGCCTAAACTAAGAATGAGGCTGGCAAAAGTTAGAGCTATGTCTGCTAGTACGGAGCATAACCCACAACCTGGTTCTTCAGATCAAAAGAATCCGCTTGCTGTTGTTTTAGATATTCCTCGGAATATTTGGAGACAAACATTACGTCCATTGAGTGATTTTGGGTTTGGTCGTAGAAGCATTTGGGAAGGTGGGGTTGGGTTGTTTCTTGTGTCAGGTACTGTGCTGCTTGCACTTAGTCTGGCTTGGTTGAGGGGGTTTCAGATTCGTTCTAAATTCCGGAAGTACCTAGCGGTGTTTGAATTTGCTCAGGCATCTGGTATTTGCACTGGAACACCTGTTAGGATTAGAGGGGTGACTGTAGGCAATGTTGTACGTGTTAATCCCTCCCTGAAAAGTATAGAAGCTGTTGTTGAG gttgaagatgataagTTTATTATACCTCGAAATTCGCTGATTGAAGTCAACCAATCTGGTCTTTTGATGGAAACTTTGATTGACATCACACCACGGGATCCAATTCCATCACCTTCTGTGGGACCTCTCGATGCAGAATGTGTTAAGGAAGGCCTAATTGTATGTGATAGGCAAAAGATAAAGGGGGAACAAGGGGTAAGTCTGGATGCCTTGGTAGGGATTGTCACCCGTCTTGCTCGTCAAATGGAGGAAATTGGTATTGCCAACACCTATTCACTTGCCGAGCGCGTCGCTGCTGTTATTCAGGATGCAAAGCCCCTGCTCACAAAG tgA
- the LOC107914651 gene encoding protein TRIGALACTOSYLDIACYLGLYCEROL 2, chloroplastic isoform X1, translating into MVGNTLVQIPACPSLSSSTLTTLPHSSPKILPCLPPKLRMRLAKVRAMSASTEHNPQPGSSDQKNPLAVVLDIPRNIWRQTLRPLSDFGFGRRSIWEGGVGLFLVSGTVLLALSLAWLRGFQIRSKFRKYLAVFEFAQASGICTGTPVRIRGVTVGNVVRVNPSLKSIEAVVEVEDDKFIIPRNSLIEVNQSGLLMETLIDITPRDPIPSPSVGPLDAECVKEGLIVCDRQKIKGEQGVSLDALVGIVTRLARQMEEIGIANTYSLAERVAAVIQDAKPLLTKIEAMAEDVQPLLSELRDSGLLQEVENLTRSLTQASEDLRRVHSSIMTPENTELIQKSIYTLIFTLKNIENISSDILGFTGDESTRKNLKLLIKSLSRML; encoded by the exons ATGGTTGGAAATACATTAGTCCAGATTCCAGCATGCCCGTCTTTGTCATCTTCAACTTTGACCACCCTCCCGCATTCTTCTCCAAAAATTTTGCCATGTCTTCCGCCTAAACTAAGAATGAGGCTGGCAAAAGTTAGAGCTATGTCTGCTAGTACGGAGCATAACCCACAACCTGGTTCTTCAGATCAAAAGAATCCGCTTGCTGTTGTTTTAGATATTCCTCGGAATATTTGGAGACAAACATTACGTCCATTGAGTGATTTTGGGTTTGGTCGTAGAAGCATTTGGGAAGGTGGGGTTGGGTTGTTTCTTGTGTCAGGTACTGTGCTGCTTGCACTTAGTCTGGCTTGGTTGAGGGGGTTTCAGATTCGTTCTAAATTCCGGAAGTACCTAGCGGTGTTTGAATTTGCTCAGGCATCTGGTATTTGCACTGGAACACCTGTTAGGATTAGAGGGGTGACTGTAGGCAATGTTGTACGTGTTAATCCCTCCCTGAAAAGTATAGAAGCTGTTGTTGAG gttgaagatgataagTTTATTATACCTCGAAATTCGCTGATTGAAGTCAACCAATCTGGTCTTTTGATGGAAACTTTGATTGACATCACACCACGGGATCCAATTCCATCACCTTCTGTGGGACCTCTCGATGCAGAATGTGTTAAGGAAGGCCTAATTGTATGTGATAGGCAAAAGATAAAGGGGGAACAAGGGGTAAGTCTGGATGCCTTGGTAGGGATTGTCACCCGTCTTGCTCGTCAAATGGAGGAAATTGGTATTGCCAACACCTATTCACTTGCCGAGCGCGTCGCTGCTGTTATTCAGGATGCAAAGCCCCTGCTCACAAAG ATTGAAGCCATGGCTGAAGATGTGCAACCTTTGTTATCTGAACTTCGTGATAGTGGTCTGCTTCAGGAGGTTGAGAATTTGACCAGAAGTCTAACACAAGCCTCTGAGGATTTAAG AAGGGTACATTCATCCATTATGACCCCTGAGAACACCGAATTGattcaaaaatcaatttatactCTGATTTTTACTTTGAAGAATATCGAG AATATAAGTTCTGATATACTGGGATTCACGGGTGATGAGTCTACAAGAAAGAACCTGAAATTACTTATCAAGTCGCTTAGCAGGATGTTGTGA